In one Candidatus Absconditicoccus praedator genomic region, the following are encoded:
- the recJ gene encoding single-stranded-DNA-specific exonuclease RecJ: MDIIYDNPNEDIIERLLKIRQIDNFDSFLNPSFSNSWIDPYKLNDFEKAINRIQKAISNNEKIIIFGDYDVDGITASYLLYIFISKFLNYKKISIRLPNRLTDGYGIKDFHLDQIKELGVNLVITVDNGITSIKEAEYAKSIGLDLIITDHHKALNKIPPADAVVNPQISPNYQFKGIAGVGVAFKIVSVLMSKYFKKNSTKQKIIQYLMPIVAIGTVSDCVPLLEENRLFVKMGLNYINNGYQIPSSLTNFLKYLNINQQVNTFHIGFMLGPRLNAGGRMQSPYDSLNCLLFSGDKQLQHLDSLEKLNNERRQTQENVLKKAEQIIEKDKKILFAASEELHEGIVGIVAGRITEKYNKPSAIFNIKQDEGVAVASLRGPEYFSVIDMLNYVGEYLERYGGHKQAGGLTVKLENLEKVQKLLEEYSNNTIKEEDLKKPIKIDTPIYQNEINKEKLSQIDSFAPFGEGNPEPIFLINQIVFNNIEKVGKNGNGHLKAYASMNGTNFPVLFWGKGENLDFLQTQKPTDLIGKVKKDNYNGGFFIDGIDKVD; this comes from the coding sequence ATGGATATAATATATGATAATCCCAATGAAGATATTATAGAAAGATTATTAAAAATTAGACAAATTGACAACTTTGATAGTTTTCTAAATCCTTCTTTTTCAAATTCTTGGATAGACCCCTACAAATTAAATGATTTTGAAAAAGCAATAAACAGAATACAAAAGGCAATATCAAACAACGAAAAAATTATTATTTTTGGAGATTACGATGTGGATTGAATTACTGCAAGCTATCTTTTGTATATTTTCATAAGCAAGTTTTTGAATTACAAAAAAATATCAATCAGATTACCAAATAGACTTACTGACTGATATTGAATAAAAGATTTTCATCTTGATCAAATAAAAGAATTGTGAGTTAATCTTGTAATTACTGTAGACAATTGAATAACATCTATAAAAGAAGCTGAATATGCAAAAAGCATTGGTCTTGACCTAATAATAACAGACCATCACAAAGCTTTAAACAAGATACCACCTGCCGATGCAGTAGTCAACCCTCAAATAAGTCCAAATTATCAATTCAAATGAATTGCATGAGTATGAGTAGCTTTCAAGATAGTTTCTGTACTAATGAGCAAATACTTCAAAAAAAATTCAACAAAACAAAAAATAATACAATACCTTATGCCTATAGTTGCTATATGAACAGTATCTGACTGTGTTCCATTATTAGAAGAAAACAGACTGTTTGTAAAAATGTGACTTAATTATATAAACAACTGATACCAAATTCCATCTAGCCTAACAAATTTTTTGAAATACCTAAACATCAACCAACAAGTAAATACTTTTCATATATGATTTATGTTGTGACCTAGACTAAATGCTTGATGAAGAATGCAAAGTCCTTATGATAGTTTGAACTGTCTATTGTTTTCATGAGACAAACAACTACAACATTTGGATTCTCTTGAAAAATTGAATAATGAAAGAAGACAAACCCAAGAAAATGTACTAAAAAAAGCTGAACAAATTATTGAAAAAGACAAAAAAATACTTTTTGCTGCCTCAGAAGAACTACACGAGTGAATAGTATGAATAGTGGCATGAAGAATCACTGAAAAATACAACAAACCTTCTGCTATATTCAACATCAAACAAGATGAATGAGTAGCAGTAGCAAGCTTACGTTGACCAGAATATTTTTCTGTAATTGATATGCTAAACTATGTATGAGAATATCTTGAAAGATACTGATGACACAAGCAGGCTTGATGATTGACAGTAAAACTTGAAAATCTTGAAAAAGTACAAAAACTTTTGGAAGAGTATTCAAACAACACAATAAAAGAAGAAGACCTAAAAAAACCCATAAAAATAGACACACCAATATATCAAAACGAAATCAACAAAGAAAAACTATCTCAAATAGATTCATTTGCACCTTTTGGTGAATGAAATCCAGAACCTATATTTTTAATAAACCAGATTGTTTTCAACAATATTGAAAAAGTTTGAAAAAATTGAAATTGACATCTAAAAGCTTATGCTAGTATGAACTGAACAAACTTTCCAGTACTATTTTGGGGTAAGTGAGAAAATTTGGATTTTTTGCAAACTCAAAAACCAACAGATCTTATATGAAAAGTAAAAAAAGACAATTACAATTGAGGTTTTTTTATTGACTGAATTGATAAAGTAGACTAA
- a CDS encoding alpha/beta hydrolase, which produces MEKIRVLNGRNQNLSTLFHKPANQTNKIIIFTHSFKGDKDYQPIIREFSEHICNEGYAVIRFDCWGSGESDGKFEDSSITTQIEDLEDIIKYVRSQGYSEICLIGLSLGTTNSIMAYDNSIKCMVLWSPVFQHEHLYESYKDEILQNGFIIRKRNLTGEEVKCGKAMWQDFKDVKPYKKLSEINCPVLAIIGSEDGHITEEKAQEFMKMIPSENKLEVIQGGDHDFLIEKAKKKAIELSTDFIKAHL; this is translated from the coding sequence ATGGAAAAAATCAGAGTCTTAAATGGAAGGAATCAGAATCTTTCTACGCTTTTTCATAAGCCAGCCAATCAAACAAACAAAATAATTATATTCACTCATTCGTTCAAGGGAGATAAAGATTATCAGCCTATCATTCGTGAATTTTCTGAACATATTTGTAATGAAGGTTATGCTGTAATTCGTTTTGATTGTTGGGGTTCTGGCGAAAGTGATGGAAAATTTGAAGATTCCAGCATAACCACGCAAATAGAAGATTTGGAGGATATTATCAAATATGTTAGATCTCAGGGATATTCAGAAATTTGTTTGATTGGCTTAAGTCTTGGCACAACCAATTCAATTATGGCTTATGATAATTCTATTAAGTGTATGGTTTTATGGAGTCCTGTTTTTCAACATGAACATTTGTATGAATCATACAAAGATGAAATCTTGCAAAATGGTTTCATTATTAGAAAAAGAAATTTGACTGGTGAAGAAGTCAAATGTGGAAAAGCAATGTGGCAAGATTTCAAAGATGTAAAACCATACAAAAAATTAAGTGAAATAAATTGTCCTGTTTTAGCCATAATTGGAAGTGAAGACGGACATATCACTGAAGAAAAAGCGCAAGAATTTATGAAAATGATTCCTTCTGAAAATAAACTTGAAGTAATTCAAGGTGGTGACCATGATTTTTTAATTGAAAAAGCAAAAAAGAAAGCTATTGAGTTATCTACTGATTTTATTAAAGCACATCTATAA
- a CDS encoding GerMN domain-containing protein: MKKLIILLSLLVGAMLLTGCMEQPGEIDDENGEEEGEQTANVDLYFMEVVDGTEQTVPIQREIDLDNGQEESALKALIQGPTDEEQDEGYSSAIDQATQVLSFEIEEGVATVDFSSELEPAGGSAMVMSIQEQINNTLTQFESIDEVVIMVEGQSEDILQP; the protein is encoded by the coding sequence ATGAAAAAACTAATTATTTTGTTGTCTTTGCTTGTGTGAGCAATGCTTTTGACTGGATGTATGGAACAACCAGGAGAAATTGATGATGAAAATGGTGAAGAAGAAGGTGAACAAACAGCTAATGTTGATTTGTATTTTATGGAAGTAGTAGATGGTACAGAACAAACAGTTCCTATCCAAAGAGAAATAGACTTGGATAATTGACAAGAAGAATCAGCTTTGAAAGCTTTGATACAGGGTCCAACTGATGAAGAACAGGATGAAGGATATTCATCTGCTATAGATCAAGCAACTCAAGTGTTGTCTTTTGAGATAGAAGAAGGAGTGGCAACTGTTGATTTTAGCTCTGAACTTGAACCAGCTGGATGATCTGCTATGGTGATGTCCATCCAAGAACAAATCAACAATACTTTGACTCAGTTTGAAAGTATTGATGAAGTAGTGATTATGGTAGAAGGTCAAAGTGAGGATATATTGCAGCCTTAG